One genomic window of Solanum stenotomum isolate F172 chromosome 9, ASM1918654v1, whole genome shotgun sequence includes the following:
- the LOC125876352 gene encoding uncharacterized protein LOC125876352, translated as MVYSYTPTYYSSLHDSITSLCKTILPFPFKKRRIPAIAAAEQRLSKQQSDNIKWQQESFHQILNLMGLFKEGILAESEVSAFRSHLLDTLIASPADYEHSSILRDKLIFLQELLYAKCISEEEYHSSKRPLLQRLAVQGAEIEAKHVVVGSKRETTDDEWSVIDLKDEKSYLGKENSISSSKDKQKQTSSAIKQQIKGAASVFGFASSKKERGILNPVSENCSERNELGVSTENPFWNTHLREKDSETKSILMVESLPNEPVKVKKQKKPFKALFGVDDQRRGEPESEGKSKSGGKKQWGFDGFKKWKRNDSEDETVPLSLDEKSDGGTYLGQLVDEPVGEGPDTKQIKIKLHPNGAPSDFFVDKVLGDKIKKELSRIQTELGAKNASVELTDDQIEAISTRLPVDKADLKKFFPKTWCDRYGDIVLDVVRKEYKNHVGEMGGGNSKGVITREEKQNSKRWTTFDEDDYDDENCHPNLFAPQQDHHHHTFHSEQTKSLKNGGQHYVNSSIDKGLKYNPFFDV; from the exons ATGGTTTATTCATACACACCAACATACTATAGCTCACTCCATGATTCAATTACTTCTCTTTGCAAAACTATTCTTCCATTTCCGTTCAAGAAAAGGCGAATACCGGCGATTGCAGCTGCTGAGCAGAGGTTATCGAAGCAGCAATCGGATAATATTAAATGGCAACAAGAATCTTTTCATCAGATTCTTAACTTGATGGGGCTTTTTAAAGAAGGGATCTTGGCTGAATCTGAAGTTTCTGCTTTCAGATCACATCTTCTCGATACGCTTATCGCGTCTCCTGCTGATTATGAACATTCTTCAATCTTAAGGGATAAGTTGATCTTCTTGCAG GAGTTGTTGTATGCAAAATGTATATCAGAGGAAGAGTATCATTCATCAAAGAGGCCATTATTGCAAAGGCTAGCAGTTCAAGGAGCTGAGATTGAGGCAAAACATGTTGTAGTTGGATCAAAGAGAGAAACTACAGATGATGAGTGGTCTGTTATAGATTTGAAGGATGAAAAATCTTATCTTGGCAAAGAGAACTCAATTTCGAGCTCGAAAGATAAGCAAAAGCAAACTTCTTCAGCTATTAAGCAGCAAATCAAAGGGGCTGCTTCAGTTTTTGGCTTTGCATCAtccaaaaaggaaagaggtaTACTTAATCCAGTTAGTGAAAATTGTTCCGAGAGAAATGAATTGGGAGTGTCGACAGAGAACCCTTTTTGGAATACTCATTTGAGGGAAAAAGACAGTGAAACTAAGTCTATTTTGATGGTGGAGAGCTTGCCTAATGAACCTGTGAAAGTGAAGAAGCAAAAGAAACCTTTTAAGGCACTGTTTGGTGTTGATGATCAACGTCGCGGTGAGCCAGAATCTGAAGGAAAGTCGAAATCAGGAGGGAAGAAACAGTGGGGATTTGATGGATTCAAGAAGTGGAAGAGGAATGATTCTGAGGATGAAACAGTTCCACTGTCACTTGATGAGAAGTCGGACGGTGGAACTTACTTAGGCCAGCTTGTTGATGAACCTGTCGGAGAAGGTCCGGATACTAAACAGATCAAAATAAAGCTGCATCCTAATGGCGCCCCGTCAGATTTCTTTGTCGATAAG GTTTTAGGAGACAAAATCAAGAAAGAGCTATCAAGAATTCAAACAGAACTTGGTGCCAAAAATGCAAGCGTTGAGTTAAC AGATGATCAGATTGAAGCAATTTCAACTAGGCTACCAGTTGACAAGGCTGATCTGAAAAAGTTCTTCCCTAA AACATGGTGTGATCGATATGGAGACATTGTTTTGGATGTTGTAAGAAAGGAATACAAGAACCATGTTGGAGAAATGGGAGGAGGAAACTCAAAAGGTGTAATTACCAGGGAAGAGAAGCAAAACTCAAAAAGATGGACAACATTTGATGAagatgattatgatgatgaaaATTGCCATCCTAATCTTTTTGCTCCTCAACaagatcatcatcatcatacatTTCATTCTGAACAAACCAAAAGCTTGAAGAATGGTGGTCAACATTATGTTAATAGTAGCATTGATAAGGGACTAAAATATAATCCTTTCTTTGATGTTTAA
- the LOC125876382 gene encoding RING-H2 finger protein ATL39-like, with protein MSGLFVGILCIAKRGYQFRSFDSLAPSASSMIEQRSIGSHGYNNEDLGEKAREAKQRLDHKLRRTRSKDERFKDVEDGQVESNTLQKKEMAGLKQNGIKTFSRVIKQWNDIKNEECTICLGQFKVGDNLMHLQCDHKFHSCCLVPWLENYACCPCCRIEIVT; from the exons ATGTCTGGTTTGTTTGTTGGAATTCTGTGTATTGCAAAAAGGGGTTATCAGTTCAGATCATTTGATTCACTTGCCCCTTCTGCTTCTTCCATG ATAGAGCAAAGAAGTATAGGAAGCCATGGATATAACAATGAAGATTTAGGTGAAAAAGCTAGAGAAGCCAAGCAGAGATTGGATCACAAGCTAAGAAG GACTAGAAGTAAAGACGAAAGATTCAAGGATGTCGAAGACGGGCAAGTAGAATCAAATACTCTGCAGAAGAAAGAGATGGCTGGACTGAAGCAAAATGGGATAAAGACATTTAGCAGGGTAATAAAGCAATGGAACGATATCAAAAATGAAGAATGCACCATTTGCTTGGGCCAATTCAAGGTTGGTGATAACCTAATGCATTTGCAATGTGACCACAAATTCCATTCATGTTGTTTGGTTCCATGGTtggagaattatgcatgttgcCCTTGCTGCAGAATTGAGATTGTCACTTGA
- the LOC125876380 gene encoding probable E3 ubiquitin-protein ligase RHY1A: MAGMLPGVECARRRRFHQSSGCIDSSNTTGFSSTRRSSFCLYTSNNEHPLNSSSSKQRGATSQAYQDEKLGEAAREAKQRLDDRLSARWKSQNKRSPNNRQPPNQSQEMLDNRPNLQGEVFSGLKKSGSKKFNWAKMSWKSQEQDECTICLDQFKISDNLMQLTCAHKFHSKCLVPWLESNAHCPCCRMTIILTSTSA, from the exons ATGGCTGGTATGCTTCCTGGTGTTGAATGTGCTAGAAGAAGGAGATTTCATCAAAGTAGTGGATGTATAGATTCATCTAACACCACTGGTTTTTCATCCACAAGAAGGTCTTCTTTTTGTCTATACACAAGTAACAATGAACACCCTCTCAATTCAAGTTCATCCAAG CAAAGGGGTGCAACAAGTCAAGCATATCAAGATGAGAAACTAGGTGAAGCTGCAAGAGAAGCCAAGCAAAGGTTGGATGATAGGCTTAGTGCAAGATGGAAATCACAAAATAAGAG GAGTCCCAATAATAGACAACCACCAAACCAAAGCCAAGAGATGTTGGATAATAGGCCAAATTTGCAAGGAGAAGTATTTTCAGGATTAAAGAAAAGTGGATCAAAGAAGTTCAATTGGGCAAAAATGAGTTGGAAATCTCAAGAACAAGATGAATGTACAATTTGCTTGGATCAATTCAAGATTAGTGATAACTTAATGCAATTGACATGTGCCCACAAGTTCCATTCCAAGTGTTTGGTGCCATGGCTAGAATCCAATGCACATTGTCCATGTTGTAGAATGACAATAATTTTGACTAGTACTAGTGCATAA
- the LOC125876388 gene encoding uncharacterized protein LOC125876388, whose amino-acid sequence MAGMLAGVECARRRKFHKNSGLLDSSYNISSSTRRSFLCLYTSSHEHNLTSRFSKERNATSQEYEDEKLGEVAREAKQRLDERLSSQWKSQNKRSAKGFKSLGQLRGLIC is encoded by the exons ATGGCAGGTATGCTTGCTGGTGTTGAATGTGctagaagaagaaaatttcataaaaatagtGGCTTGTTAGATTCATCATATAATATATCTTCATCCACAAGAAGATCTTTTCTTTGTCTATACACAAGTAGCCATGAACATAATCTTACCTCAAGATTTTCCAAG GAAAGAAATGCAACAAGCCAAGAATATGAAGATGAGAAATTAGGTGAAGTTGCAAGAGAAGCCAAGCAAAGACTGGATGAGAGGCTCAGTTCCCAATGGAAATCACAAAATAAGAG GAGTGCCAAGGGATTCAAAAGTCTAGGGCAATTGAGGGGCCTGATTTGCTGA
- the LOC125877632 gene encoding uncharacterized protein LOC125877632, with protein MEDDEFTIPTSPPSLKQKLKNSLCFSCCFTHRNTTATQVHSLDYHPPPPRPPSYSDENPLLIWIKPDIKDKCRTIFNFISNGNGNRHKRHSSAEFRYDPLSYSLNFEDEAPLTNFSSRLPQSPSPPPPPVKNLGIAAAGL; from the coding sequence ATGGAGGACGACGAATTCACCATACCCACTTCTCCACCATCTCTCaaacaaaaactcaaaaactcaCTCTGCTTCTCCTGCTGTTTCACCCATCGCAACACCACCGCAACCCAAGTTCACTCCCTCGATTACCACCCTCCGCCGCCGCGGCCGCCGTCGTACTCCGATGAAAACCCGTTGCTGATCTGGATCAAGCCTGATATCAAAGACAAGTGCCGTACGATCTTCAATTTCATCAGTAACGGGAACGGAAACCGCCATAAACGACACTCATCTGCTGAGTTCCGTTATGACCCGTTGAGTTACTCGCTGAATTTCGAAGATGAAGCTCCTTTAACGAATTTCTCTTCTAGACTTCCTCAGTCGCCATCGCCTCCCCCGCCGCCGGTGAAGAATTTGGGTATTGCTGCCGCTGGTTTATGA